The following proteins are co-located in the Desulfobacterales bacterium genome:
- a CDS encoding DUF1302 family protein, with protein MYFKPKQLAWVLSMAAILVFFSSHVVHSSNDFTENMRASGHLTQRVSMNMENPPETDGDDRYNLSMFRSTAYLELNGYYDLFDFGVVGRIDREYKTEYLRELDRMSNADLESFYDDAEFREYYVDIEPWDNVQMRLGKQQVVWGRTDFFQAMDVIHGYDFSWRTFLEAENQYLRKPLTMANAQVRMPGGQLQLIWIPGDDINSEDQYGNTYDLRGGRWALQPNKGFDFLTGGVPYNYHHSEGDSDDDHYGVRWTGMTGPVEYSLAYFYGNRQDPVLNSAADPYEGEAPQNEFAEFIFPKEHMIGGTMNYYFRPLDMVLRTELAYIFDRTYNVGQDASEVFAGIPGFDGIEEYDTVRSMIGFDKPMSWVKPLLGARKDGFFSMQLFTTTLLDYDRGKDEDNIVRLAGYGAGHYEYDSILTGILGWNYAGDTVNPQLAGGVQVNNGDFFVIPSCQFVLSDRLRLYTEYAMFFPGSNYKEPGEVETDTQLIGWFENNDQLYVRLKYVF; from the coding sequence ATGTATTTTAAACCGAAGCAATTGGCATGGGTGTTGAGCATGGCCGCAATTCTGGTCTTCTTTTCAAGCCATGTTGTTCACAGTTCCAATGATTTTACGGAAAACATGCGGGCATCCGGGCATTTGACCCAGCGCGTTTCAATGAACATGGAGAACCCGCCTGAAACCGATGGTGACGACCGATACAATTTGTCTATGTTTCGCTCTACTGCTTATTTGGAACTGAATGGGTATTATGATCTTTTTGATTTCGGCGTCGTTGGAAGAATAGATAGAGAATACAAGACGGAATACCTTCGTGAGCTTGATCGTATGTCCAATGCGGATCTGGAAAGTTTTTACGATGATGCAGAGTTTCGCGAGTATTACGTGGATATTGAGCCATGGGACAATGTGCAAATGCGGCTTGGCAAGCAGCAGGTGGTGTGGGGGCGCACTGACTTTTTCCAGGCCATGGATGTTATTCATGGATACGATTTTTCCTGGCGGACTTTTTTGGAGGCGGAAAATCAATATCTCCGAAAACCCCTCACAATGGCCAATGCTCAGGTTCGAATGCCGGGCGGCCAATTGCAGTTGATTTGGATACCCGGTGATGACATCAACAGCGAAGACCAATATGGAAACACTTATGATTTAAGGGGTGGACGCTGGGCCCTTCAGCCGAACAAAGGATTTGATTTTTTAACCGGGGGTGTTCCTTACAACTATCATCATTCCGAAGGGGATTCCGATGATGATCATTATGGAGTCCGCTGGACTGGAATGACCGGCCCCGTCGAATATTCCCTGGCTTATTTTTATGGCAACAGGCAGGACCCGGTGTTGAATTCAGCCGCTGATCCTTATGAAGGTGAGGCCCCACAAAATGAATTTGCCGAGTTTATTTTCCCAAAAGAGCACATGATTGGCGGGACCATGAATTATTATTTCAGACCGCTAGACATGGTCCTTCGAACAGAACTCGCTTATATCTTTGACCGCACCTACAACGTCGGTCAGGATGCCTCGGAAGTTTTCGCAGGAATTCCCGGATTCGACGGTATCGAGGAATACGATACCGTAAGAAGCATGATTGGATTTGACAAACCCATGAGCTGGGTAAAACCCCTGCTAGGTGCCCGCAAAGACGGCTTTTTTAGTATGCAGTTATTTACCACGACCCTTCTCGATTATGATCGGGGCAAAGACGAGGATAATATTGTCCGGTTGGCTGGTTATGGAGCAGGCCACTACGAATATGACAGCATTCTGACAGGTATACTGGGGTGGAATTATGCAGGGGATACTGTTAATCCCCAACTGGCCGGCGGCGTTCAGGTAAATAACGGGGATTTCTTTGTGATTCCGAGCTGTCAGTTTGTTTTGAGTGACAGATTGCGGCTTTACACCGAATACGCCATGTTTTTTCCCGGAAGCAATTACAAAGAACCCGGTGAGGTGGAAACAGACACTCAACTTATCGGATGGTTTGAGAACAATGACCAACTTTATGTGAGGCTGAAATATGTTTTCTAA
- a CDS encoding DUF1847 domain-containing protein, whose product MSDLKPLSEKHNCAYCPIIRKICRVPDGKGPSTCPTIKQKEILKRAIEHYENDEEIMEFARQASVQEGECYADRKPGPYTMRPQKTRVEEIIEFANKMKYRRIGIAFCGGVTYEASILSEILEKHGLDVVAVSCKVGSVPKEKIGILEDQKIRIGEYEPMCNPIGQAELLNSANLDLTVMLGLCVGHDSLFLKYIKGFTTVMAVKDRVTGHNPMAALYTAHSYYQRLKKLEMGSDAEMKSRMVSRNK is encoded by the coding sequence ATGAGCGATCTAAAGCCTCTATCGGAGAAACATAATTGCGCTTACTGCCCTATTATCCGCAAAATTTGCCGGGTGCCGGATGGAAAAGGACCTTCGACTTGTCCGACCATCAAGCAAAAAGAAATTCTGAAAAGGGCAATAGAGCATTATGAGAATGACGAGGAAATAATGGAATTTGCCCGTCAGGCATCTGTCCAGGAAGGCGAATGCTATGCAGACCGGAAACCAGGGCCTTATACAATGCGGCCCCAGAAAACCCGGGTCGAAGAAATAATAGAATTTGCCAATAAAATGAAATATCGCAGGATAGGGATTGCATTTTGCGGCGGGGTTACCTATGAAGCCTCGATTTTATCCGAAATTCTGGAAAAGCATGGGTTGGATGTTGTTGCAGTCTCCTGCAAAGTGGGCAGTGTGCCAAAGGAAAAAATAGGAATACTAGAAGACCAGAAAATTCGTATAGGCGAGTATGAGCCAATGTGCAATCCCATAGGGCAGGCTGAATTGTTAAACAGCGCCAACCTTGACTTAACGGTAATGCTTGGATTGTGCGTCGGGCATGACAGTCTTTTTCTTAAGTATATTAAAGGGTTTACCACAGTAATGGCGGTTAAGGACCGGGTTACCGGGCATAATCCAATGGCGGCCTTATATACAGCCCATTCATATTATCAACGGTTAAAGAAACTTGAGATGGGCAGTGATGCGGAAATGAAATCCAGGATGGTATCTAGGAATAAATAA
- a CDS encoding (Fe-S)-binding protein, producing the protein MSFNLAKCDCCGECLEFCLYTQYDRTAGAEQIRKLISGQHTEILTQCVTCAACNTYCAKGANPFDLILMRQEQSGLYKTTDSYRTLVDTIDAQPSEVVSGEPGFPAINICVLDVIPGVFEGRLFENCTFLKGGDYESALGAIHVGTEQPMREKLGNKIEALAATGFDEIVMFHDDCYAAYTTKALEYGISVPFRVKHYVEYLKDYLIAHKEEIVPLNRHVAYQQPCSSRYAPWMDAHLDELFDLCGVNRVPRKYDRTNAICCGSPIGPHLGTEACAEVKAKNIADAKSYDADALVFMCPFCALQMREEVAEADLEPIFLTDLVRMALGESLSSDPAGLGDDRDNIKTAVQIIKGEI; encoded by the coding sequence ATGTCATTTAACTTAGCAAAATGTGATTGTTGCGGAGAGTGCCTGGAATTCTGTCTTTATACCCAATATGACAGGACGGCTGGAGCCGAACAGATCAGAAAGCTGATCTCCGGCCAACATACTGAGATACTAACTCAATGCGTAACTTGCGCTGCATGTAATACCTATTGCGCCAAAGGCGCAAACCCCTTTGACCTGATATTGATGCGACAGGAACAAAGCGGGCTGTATAAGACAACAGATTCTTACAGAACGCTTGTTGATACAATTGATGCGCAGCCTAGTGAGGTTGTATCGGGCGAACCCGGATTCCCGGCCATAAATATCTGCGTGTTAGACGTTATCCCCGGCGTTTTTGAGGGCCGGTTGTTTGAAAATTGCACCTTTTTAAAAGGCGGCGATTATGAAAGCGCGTTGGGGGCTATTCACGTGGGTACAGAGCAGCCGATGCGCGAAAAACTCGGCAACAAAATAGAGGCTCTTGCAGCAACCGGCTTTGACGAGATCGTCATGTTTCACGATGACTGCTATGCGGCCTATACCACCAAGGCCCTTGAATATGGAATTTCCGTACCGTTTAGGGTGAAACACTATGTTGAGTATTTAAAAGACTACCTGATCGCCCACAAGGAAGAAATCGTGCCTCTTAACAGGCATGTGGCATATCAGCAGCCATGCTCAAGCCGCTATGCGCCCTGGATGGATGCCCATCTGGATGAACTCTTCGATTTGTGCGGGGTAAACCGGGTGCCGAGAAAATATGACCGCACAAATGCGATTTGCTGCGGATCTCCCATTGGACCGCATTTAGGCACCGAAGCCTGTGCGGAAGTCAAAGCAAAAAACATTGCTGACGCTAAAAGCTACGATGCTGATGCCTTGGTTTTTATGTGTCCTTTCTGTGCGCTTCAGATGCGGGAAGAAGTTGCTGAGGCCGATTTAGAGCCAATTTTTTTAACCGATCTAGTGAGAATGGCATTGGGGGAATCCTTGTCTAGTGATCCGGCAGGCCTTGGGGATGATCGCGACAATATTAAGACCGCCGTTCAAATTATAAAAGGCGAGATTTAA
- a CDS encoding DUF1329 domain-containing protein has protein sequence MKGKIIRKVIMAAFLTFTCLIFGVTSVVSAEVEAGDVINSKNIDEMKDQEFEGHKIGDLLTDMVEMMIREKGLEIELKHSEPFPVDERWVEATEKYADQVKLNPETQNIEGYVAGTPFPDVDLDDPNAALKLAWNSQMVGGFPRGDIQWVPEFRFLFIDGDKGITREQTWTYLTAFYQGLLGEGRPHVVDENIYKRNITVGLSPSDIAGLGTYSIRYMDGKTDDMWAYLKSVRRVRRLSGGSWMDPIGGTDMLNDEMEVLNIHPSWYKGFEVVGKRHVLAICHSERPSFDKGSKSDLYPGIDHKTPPHWNPTDAWEPREVYELKAKLPEEHPYAEKRMYMDTQIPLLLYAEAYDHAGEMWKMIFFGMTPIKTEDGGYGILSNTGHMIDFKRNHATIFVHPMSSTWNPAGVDLDEIDVHLLKKAAQGKMDF, from the coding sequence ATGAAAGGCAAAATAATTCGCAAGGTTATTATGGCCGCATTTCTGACGTTTACTTGTTTGATATTTGGAGTCACATCGGTTGTTTCCGCGGAAGTCGAGGCAGGGGATGTTATTAATTCGAAAAATATTGATGAAATGAAGGATCAAGAATTTGAAGGCCATAAAATCGGGGATCTGCTCACGGACATGGTTGAAATGATGATCCGGGAAAAAGGCCTTGAGATTGAGCTTAAACACAGCGAACCGTTTCCGGTTGATGAGCGATGGGTAGAAGCTACAGAAAAATATGCCGACCAGGTAAAGCTAAATCCGGAAACACAGAATATCGAAGGATATGTTGCGGGGACCCCTTTTCCGGATGTTGATTTGGATGATCCGAACGCGGCTTTAAAGCTTGCCTGGAACTCACAGATGGTTGGCGGCTTTCCGCGAGGAGATATTCAGTGGGTTCCGGAATTTCGGTTCCTGTTTATTGACGGGGACAAGGGTATAACCCGGGAGCAGACCTGGACTTATCTCACTGCTTTTTATCAGGGACTACTGGGCGAAGGGCGGCCCCATGTGGTAGACGAAAACATTTATAAAAGAAATATCACCGTGGGCTTGTCTCCCAGCGATATTGCCGGACTAGGCACTTATTCCATTCGCTACATGGACGGTAAAACCGATGATATGTGGGCATATCTGAAAAGCGTTCGGCGGGTTCGCAGACTTTCCGGGGGCAGCTGGATGGACCCCATCGGTGGCACGGATATGTTAAATGATGAGATGGAAGTGCTTAATATCCACCCCAGCTGGTATAAAGGTTTTGAGGTTGTAGGAAAAAGGCATGTCCTTGCTATTTGCCATAGTGAGCGGCCATCCTTTGACAAAGGCAGTAAAAGCGATCTTTATCCGGGTATTGATCACAAAACCCCCCCGCACTGGAATCCCACCGACGCATGGGAGCCCCGGGAGGTATACGAACTCAAGGCCAAGTTGCCGGAGGAGCATCCCTATGCGGAAAAACGGATGTATATGGACACACAGATTCCCTTGCTTTTGTATGCCGAGGCCTATGACCATGCCGGAGAAATGTGGAAGATGATCTTTTTCGGCATGACACCCATCAAAACCGAGGATGGGGGATATGGTATATTGTCGAACACCGGTCATATGATTGATTTTAAGCGGAATCACGCCACCATTTTTGTGCACCCCATGAGTTCCACTTGGAACCCCGCGGGTGTTGACCTGGATGAAATTGACGTGCATCTGCTTAAAAAAGCGGCTCAGGGCAAAATGGATTTTTAA
- a CDS encoding efflux RND transporter permease subunit has product MLIFLSVLTAFFLYNAVQIDIKTIFADLVPSNHPYVETNEQYAEQFGGPNKVSIRVHVEEGDIFQFDVLEVIQNLQRELRTVTAVNEYQIISLASKKLKHTEGTSYGIESKPLMWPDIPETQEGLDNLRQGVIENPLIYGSYVSRDLKSALVTVDFIDRLVNYKAIYKDINKLIDGVDNEKVSISAVGEPILRGLINGYLPQTIIIFFGSLLLMCIILTVFFLRTLRGAVIPLINAAVSAIWALGIGYLCGLSLDPLGIVITFLITARVISHSVQSITRFEEVAEARILAGDTKDISKVAAEVALGTLFRPGVLSVLTDAGGIMVVALAPIPLLQKTAILGAVWVTCVVVTGVIMTPLLLTLVRDPGRYLIKYNFNKIYLALLRKLGQQVIGLGRWPILIIVILICTGGLYYASKITIGDADPGSSLLWPYSEYNQSVEKINEEFLGTDTMFVVVKGEGENAVIEPDVLANISEFQDHVELQSSIGGTIAITDLLPAVKRLLHMDNPRFQSMGDSTVINGELIYNYLAGGDRSDLNRYLDFDYETAAVTIYFQDHTGETIRTAISRIKNFISQKAIKDVEYLLAGGKIGLLAAVNEVIFAGQVESIAFALLVVLLTCTFTYRSSTAGFFFMIPVLITNILTFNYMSLNNIGLNVNTLPVAAIGIGLGVNYAIYVVDAIIEYFEYKGDKIEAVYYGLRSAGSGVLNSSVPLVLCTALWFFFSSLKFQAEMAVLIAVWMGLSAICALVVMPALIILFRPKFVFNRQVESEKASL; this is encoded by the coding sequence GTGCTCATTTTTCTTTCCGTGCTCACAGCTTTCTTCCTTTATAATGCGGTGCAGATCGATATCAAGACCATTTTTGCGGATCTGGTGCCGAGTAACCACCCCTACGTTGAGACAAACGAGCAGTACGCTGAGCAGTTCGGCGGTCCGAATAAGGTTTCTATTCGGGTTCATGTCGAAGAGGGTGATATTTTTCAGTTCGATGTTCTGGAGGTCATTCAGAATCTGCAGCGCGAATTGCGCACTGTTACGGCAGTCAATGAATACCAGATTATCTCCCTTGCCTCGAAAAAGCTGAAGCATACAGAAGGGACCTCGTACGGAATTGAGAGCAAGCCTTTGATGTGGCCTGATATACCGGAAACCCAGGAAGGGCTGGATAATTTGCGCCAGGGGGTTATTGAAAATCCGCTTATTTATGGATCCTATGTCTCACGGGACTTGAAATCCGCCCTGGTCACGGTGGATTTTATCGATCGGCTGGTGAATTATAAGGCTATATATAAAGATATCAATAAGCTTATTGATGGGGTGGACAACGAGAAAGTCTCTATTTCCGCAGTCGGTGAGCCTATTTTAAGGGGCCTTATCAATGGATATCTTCCGCAGACCATAATTATTTTTTTCGGAAGCCTCCTTCTCATGTGCATAATTTTGACCGTGTTTTTTTTAAGAACCCTGCGCGGGGCTGTTATCCCGCTTATCAACGCGGCTGTCAGCGCTATTTGGGCCCTTGGCATAGGCTATCTATGCGGTCTGTCGCTAGATCCCCTGGGAATTGTCATCACGTTTCTTATCACCGCCCGGGTCATTTCACACTCGGTGCAATCCATCACCCGGTTTGAAGAAGTGGCTGAAGCGCGCATTCTGGCAGGCGATACAAAGGATATCAGCAAAGTGGCCGCAGAAGTCGCTCTGGGCACCTTGTTTCGTCCCGGCGTGTTAAGCGTTTTGACAGACGCCGGGGGTATCATGGTCGTGGCGCTTGCGCCCATTCCCTTGCTTCAAAAAACAGCGATCCTCGGAGCCGTTTGGGTAACCTGCGTGGTGGTTACCGGTGTTATTATGACCCCTCTGCTGTTGACGCTTGTACGGGATCCCGGTCGTTATTTAATAAAATACAATTTCAACAAAATATATTTAGCCCTGCTTCGGAAACTGGGCCAGCAGGTAATCGGACTAGGCAGGTGGCCTATTTTGATCATAGTTATTTTGATATGCACCGGCGGCCTATACTATGCGAGTAAGATCACCATAGGCGATGCTGATCCAGGCTCGTCGTTATTATGGCCGTATTCGGAGTACAACCAGTCGGTCGAGAAAATAAACGAAGAATTTCTCGGGACCGACACCATGTTTGTGGTTGTAAAAGGGGAGGGGGAAAACGCCGTCATTGAGCCGGATGTTCTTGCAAATATTTCCGAGTTCCAGGACCATGTGGAACTGCAGTCCAGCATCGGGGGCACCATTGCCATTACAGACCTGTTGCCGGCTGTAAAAAGACTTCTGCACATGGATAATCCGCGCTTTCAGTCAATGGGAGACAGTACGGTTATAAACGGCGAATTGATTTATAATTACCTTGCTGGCGGAGATCGGAGCGATCTCAATCGGTACTTAGATTTTGATTATGAGACAGCCGCCGTTACGATATATTTTCAGGATCATACCGGCGAAACCATTCGCACAGCGATTTCACGCATCAAAAATTTCATAAGTCAAAAAGCCATAAAAGATGTTGAATATCTTCTGGCTGGCGGAAAGATCGGGCTACTGGCCGCTGTTAATGAAGTCATTTTTGCCGGACAAGTTGAAAGCATTGCTTTTGCACTTCTGGTTGTGCTTTTAACCTGCACTTTTACCTATCGTTCCAGTACCGCGGGGTTTTTCTTTATGATTCCGGTGCTGATTACCAATATTTTAACTTTCAATTACATGTCGCTAAATAATATCGGATTGAATGTAAACACCCTGCCAGTGGCTGCCATAGGCATAGGGCTAGGGGTAAATTACGCGATTTATGTGGTAGACGCCATTATAGAATATTTCGAGTACAAGGGCGATAAGATAGAGGCGGTATACTATGGCCTGCGTTCCGCCGGCAGCGGGGTCTTAAATTCCTCCGTGCCCCTCGTGCTTTGCACGGCTCTTTGGTTCTTTTTCTCCTCTCTAAAATTTCAGGCAGAAATGGCCGTGTTAATTGCTGTGTGGATGGGGCTGTCAGCTATTTGTGCACTGGTTGTAATGCCGGCCCTGATCATATTGTTTCGCCCAAAATTTGTTTTTAACAGGCAGGTTGAGTCAGAAAAAGCTTCTTTATAG
- a CDS encoding aspartate/glutamate racemase family protein: MKKIKIIVPFPFDEEGVANRRAQLPDEFIRPEFSVDFVPVKNSCAYGDSYYDAQLMDMFIFEAGLKAEEEGFDAVCIDTVSDSGMYGLRSRLNIPVLGPGQATFHIAGILGHKFSIITMWDEWFHFYRKALNEYGLWNKLASMRSIKTRPDVKELLEGKEEVIFNKLLDESTKAIEEDGADVIILGSTTMHQSYSFLKENLPVTVLNPGLIMYKLCEVFLELGITHSKKSFPGPEVIKDDEVFSRLEKA; the protein is encoded by the coding sequence ATGAAAAAAATAAAAATTATTGTACCTTTTCCGTTTGATGAAGAAGGCGTTGCCAATCGCAGGGCGCAATTGCCTGATGAATTCATCCGTCCGGAATTTTCCGTTGATTTTGTGCCGGTTAAAAACAGCTGTGCTTATGGGGACAGTTATTATGACGCACAACTAATGGATATGTTTATCTTTGAGGCGGGTTTAAAAGCCGAAGAAGAAGGCTTCGATGCAGTTTGTATTGATACGGTCAGCGATTCCGGAATGTACGGCCTGCGCTCCCGGTTAAATATCCCGGTTTTGGGGCCGGGGCAGGCTACTTTTCATATTGCAGGTATTTTAGGGCATAAATTTTCCATCATCACTATGTGGGATGAGTGGTTTCATTTTTACAGAAAGGCCCTGAATGAATACGGCCTCTGGAATAAGCTTGCCTCCATGCGTTCCATTAAAACCCGTCCGGATGTCAAGGAGCTTTTGGAAGGAAAAGAAGAAGTCATATTCAATAAACTTTTGGATGAGTCCACCAAGGCAATAGAAGAAGACGGCGCTGATGTCATCATTTTAGGATCCACTACCATGCATCAGTCCTATAGTTTTTTAAAGGAAAACCTTCCGGTGACCGTGCTTAATCCCGGTCTGATCATGTATAAGCTCTGTGAAGTTTTCCTGGAACTCGGCATTACTCACAGCAAAAAATCTTTTCCTGGCCCTGAGGTCATCAAGGATGACGAGGTCTTCAGCCGGTTGGAAAAGGCATAA
- a CDS encoding YCF48-related protein: MIVSEKNPTSKMTRLEICWEVFLFAVLFLSLAFIGLKTEAISETIFSNDDVSLATEPIRARDRIYGVALVPLPVGDTFFMAGSRGKIWKTANLGQSFEVLETPTSKHLQDIAFWDEKRAVAVGDEGVALITDDGGTSWNIVKDIPKSDVDNKLIKVTALDEGRAFAVGVMGAILYTEDYGKTWVKKKEEEDISYNDVLFLDENEGWVVGEFATILKTEDGGDTWIKQDVEEGEDRGKQLVETDINIFAIAAKNDNFLLAAGTEGTILTTKNGGKFWQRKTIDTSQHLLALLHDDSKYVGVGNNGIVFTKKGDADCSANRLAENELAWHTDLIKLDENQYIIVGQTSGIWNGRDWKHFN, translated from the coding sequence ATGATTGTGTCCGAAAAAAATCCTACAAGCAAAATGACCCGTTTGGAGATATGCTGGGAAGTTTTTTTGTTCGCGGTATTGTTTTTGTCTCTTGCTTTTATAGGCCTTAAAACTGAAGCGATCTCTGAAACTATTTTCAGCAATGATGACGTCTCCCTGGCTACTGAACCCATACGAGCGAGGGATCGTATCTATGGAGTTGCGCTCGTTCCGCTCCCAGTCGGGGACACATTTTTTATGGCAGGCTCCAGAGGTAAAATTTGGAAAACTGCGAATTTAGGCCAAAGTTTTGAAGTTTTGGAGACGCCCACTAGTAAACATTTGCAGGATATTGCGTTTTGGGACGAAAAAAGAGCGGTTGCTGTGGGAGATGAAGGGGTTGCCCTTATCACGGATGACGGCGGGACTTCTTGGAATATAGTAAAAGATATTCCGAAATCAGATGTGGATAATAAATTAATTAAAGTAACTGCTCTTGACGAAGGCAGGGCGTTTGCCGTCGGGGTGATGGGCGCCATCCTATACACTGAGGATTATGGTAAAACATGGGTCAAGAAGAAAGAGGAGGAGGATATAAGCTATAACGATGTTCTGTTTCTAGATGAGAATGAAGGCTGGGTCGTTGGAGAATTCGCCACAATTCTGAAAACAGAAGATGGGGGGGACACCTGGATCAAACAGGATGTGGAAGAAGGTGAAGACCGGGGAAAGCAGTTGGTAGAAACTGACATCAACATTTTTGCTATCGCGGCCAAAAATGACAATTTCCTCCTGGCCGCGGGAACTGAGGGAACGATTTTGACGACCAAAAACGGTGGAAAATTTTGGCAGCGAAAGACAATCGACACTAGTCAGCACTTGCTGGCTCTTTTGCATGATGACAGTAAGTATGTCGGGGTGGGGAACAACGGTATTGTTTTTACTAAGAAAGGCGATGCTGACTGCTCCGCTAATCGCTTGGCGGAAAATGAGTTGGCCTGGCATACCGATCTAATAAAACTTGATGAAAATCAATATATCATCGTAGGCCAAACATCAGGAATTTGGAATGGACGAGACTGGAAACATTTTAACTGA
- a CDS encoding ATP-grasp domain-containing protein, which translates to MSRVYEYQGKEALEKSGVAIPAHGVGSTPEEVEKIAKKIGRPVVVKAQVFVTGRAEAGGIEFADTPEAAKQGAEKIFASKIKGLSVKKVLVEEKLNIEKEFYAAVVVDNSQKIKGPVLIFSTQGGTGIEEVAAKNPERVVRVPIDILNGLSLSQVSSTLDKMGVDDPHQKLSNAVCSLYKAFRDYDCRNIEMNPFVLTREGDVYAADCHMNLDDNSVFRHPEFGIIVPRDLDREPTELERLAWDYIEEGDYRGTGYITQLITDFKKDEIYVGFHGIGGGGSMLGAAALLRRGMKIANFADTSGDPPASKIYKVIKAIFAQPISAYVMTGAVLANQEQWYHAFAIVKALREELANKPGFPVVILLAGNKEVESHKIISDGLKDMDIRFELYGRDYIYKSNYIGERAEILIKEYLQSKTRH; encoded by the coding sequence ATGTCTAGAGTTTACGAATATCAGGGGAAAGAGGCTCTGGAGAAATCCGGTGTCGCAATACCTGCTCATGGGGTTGGCTCAACGCCTGAGGAGGTTGAAAAAATAGCAAAAAAAATTGGTCGCCCAGTGGTGGTTAAGGCTCAGGTATTTGTAACCGGAAGAGCCGAAGCCGGAGGCATTGAGTTTGCAGACACACCGGAGGCGGCAAAGCAAGGTGCGGAAAAGATTTTTGCTAGTAAAATTAAGGGGTTGAGCGTTAAAAAGGTTCTCGTGGAAGAAAAGTTAAACATTGAAAAGGAGTTTTATGCGGCAGTAGTTGTGGATAACTCCCAAAAGATAAAAGGCCCGGTGTTGATCTTCAGCACCCAGGGAGGCACAGGCATTGAGGAGGTAGCCGCCAAAAACCCGGAAAGGGTCGTGCGTGTGCCGATTGATATATTAAACGGCCTCTCGCTTTCTCAGGTTTCTTCAACGCTTGATAAAATGGGGGTGGATGATCCCCACCAGAAACTCAGTAATGCCGTATGCTCCCTGTATAAGGCGTTTCGTGATTATGACTGCCGCAATATCGAAATGAATCCGTTTGTGCTGACCCGGGAAGGCGACGTATACGCCGCAGACTGCCATATGAATTTGGATGATAACTCTGTGTTCAGACATCCCGAATTTGGAATAATAGTGCCCCGCGATCTCGACAGAGAGCCAACTGAACTTGAACGGCTTGCATGGGACTATATCGAGGAAGGAGACTACCGGGGTACAGGTTATATAACCCAGTTAATAACCGATTTTAAAAAAGACGAAATTTATGTTGGTTTCCACGGTATAGGCGGCGGCGGTTCAATGCTGGGGGCGGCCGCTCTTCTCAGGCGGGGTATGAAAATCGCCAATTTTGCCGATACCAGCGGTGATCCACCTGCAAGTAAAATATATAAAGTAATCAAGGCGATATTCGCGCAGCCAATCTCAGCATATGTTATGACCGGCGCAGTCCTGGCCAATCAGGAGCAATGGTATCACGCATTTGCGATTGTTAAGGCTTTACGGGAAGAGTTGGCAAACAAGCCCGGTTTTCCAGTGGTCATACTTTTGGCGGGAAACAAAGAGGTCGAATCGCACAAGATCATCAGCGACGGGCTGAAGGATATGGATATCCGCTTTGAATTATACGGGCGGGATTATATTTACAAGTCAAATTATATCGGCGAAAGGGCGGAGATTTTGATCAAAGAGTATCTCCAGTCAAAAACCAGGCACTAA